A genomic segment from Vicia villosa cultivar HV-30 ecotype Madison, WI unplaced genomic scaffold, Vvil1.0 ctg.000470F_1_1, whole genome shotgun sequence encodes:
- the LOC131628668 gene encoding uncharacterized protein LOC131628668, which yields MANLLNMFFSIMLIEVSLLALLMGNSKATHRFIDIKDHIDHQVSLQTRSVHRIARLSPEGPNPHHDNSLQPKSDHHIAKLSPRGPDPHHHLSLQTRNVHHIARLSPEGPDPHHHVSLPTGNVHHIERLSPGGPDSHHHDFLQTRNVHEIARLSPGGPNPHHDNSLQPKSDHHIAKLSPGGPDPHHHLSLQTRNVHHIARLSPEGPDPHHHVSLQTGNVHRIERLSPGGPDSHHHDFLKTRNVHGIARLSPGGPNPHHDNSLHPTSVHLTAKLSLRGHNPNYPNSFQP from the coding sequence ATGGCAAATTTGCTAAACATGTTCTTTTCAATAATGCTTATCGAAGTATCTCTTTTAGCATTGTTGATGGGAAATTCCAAAGCAACTCATCGCTTTATTGATATTAAGGATCATATTGATCACCAAGTTTCCTTACAAACGAGGAGTGTTCATCGCattgcaagattgagtccagAAGGACCTAATCCACACCACGACAATTCCTTACAGCCAAAAAGTGATCATCACATTGCAAAATTGAGTCCAAGAGGTCCCGATCCACATCACCATCTTTCCTTACAAACGAGGAATGTTCATCACattgcaagattgagtccagAAGGTCCAGATCCACACCACCATGTTTCCTTACCAACGGGGAATGTTCATCACATTGAAAgattgagtccaggaggtccAGATTCACACCACCATGATTTCTTGCAAACTAGAAATGTTCATGAAattgcaagattgagtccaggaggtccTAATCCACACCACGACAATTCCTTACAGCCAAAAAGTGATCATCACATTGCAAAATTGAGTCCAGGAGGTCCCGATCCACATCACCATCTTTCCTTACAAACGAGGAATGTTCATCACattgcaagattgagtccagAAGGTCCAGATCCACACCACCATGTTTCCTTACAAACGGGGAATGTTCATCGCATTGAAAgattgagtccaggaggtccAGATTCACACCACCATGATTTCTTGAAAACTAGAAACGTTCATGGAattgcaagattgagtccaggaggtccTAATCCACACCACGACAAT
- the LOC131628669 gene encoding uncharacterized protein LOC131628669, whose translation MANLLNMFFSIMLIEVSLLALLMGNSKATHRFIDIKDHIDHQVSLQTRSVHRIARLSPEGPNPHHDNSLQPKSDHHIAKLSPRGPDPHHHLSLQTRNVHHIARLSPEGPDPHHHVSLPTGNVHHIERLSPGGPDSHHHDFLQTSKCS comes from the coding sequence ATGGCAAATTTGCTAAACATGTTCTTTTCAATAATGCTTATCGAAGTATCTCTTTTAGCATTGTTGATGGGAAATTCCAAAGCAACTCATCGCTTTATTGATATTAAGGATCATATTGATCACCAAGTTTCCTTACAAACGAGGAGTGTTCATCGCattgcaagattgagtccagAAGGACCTAATCCACACCACGACAATTCCTTACAGCCAAAAAGTGATCATCACATTGCAAAATTGAGTCCAAGAGGTCCCGATCCACATCACCATCTTTCCTTACAAACGAGGAATGTTCATCACattgcaagattgagtccagAAGGTCCAGATCCACACCACCATGTTTCCTTACCAACGGGGAATGTTCATCACATTGAAAgattgagtccaggaggtccAGATTCACACCACCATGATTTCTTGCAAACTAGCAAATGTTCATGA